In a genomic window of Colius striatus isolate bColStr4 chromosome 2, bColStr4.1.hap1, whole genome shotgun sequence:
- the LOC104550535 gene encoding pantetheinase isoform X1, producing MLSPRPLLCAAVFALTALHTLGSDTFIAAVYEHAVILPEATSKPVSPEDALALMNRNMDVLEGAIKEAAQQGAHIIVTPEDGIYGWRFTREAIYPYLEDIPDPAVSWIPCTDPTRFGHAPVQERLSCMARNNSIYVVANMGDKKPCNSSDPGCPSDSRYQYNTDVVFDPEGKLVARYHKYNLFMGENQFSYPKEPEAVTFETPFGKFGIFTCFDILFREPAVVLVSELQVDTVLFPTAWMNVLPFLTAVEFHSAWAMGMGVNFLAANTHYTHLSMTGSGIYAPDGARTYYYNMKTEDGHLLIAEVDSHPRLSPASLPAVNWSSYALSVKTFSPNGHDFEGLVFHDRFTFTELTKPEENLTVCQKELCCHLTYKMVGKQDEVYVLGALDRLHVVEGQYYLQICTLLKCKSTDQNTCGQPVETAQTKFEMFSLSGTFGTNYVFPEVLYSGVQLAPGEFEVLNDGRLISKTRPTKPVITVTLFGRWYEKDHVKQDPQPPAIP from the exons aTGCTCTCTCCCAGGCCTCTGCTGTGTGCTGCCGTGTTTGCGCTCACAGCCCTCCACACCCTGGGCTCCGACACCTTCATCGCCGCCGTCTACGAGCACGCAGTCATCCTGCCAGAGGCCACCAGCAAGCCCGTCTCTCCTGAGGATGCTCTGGCCCTGATGAACAGAAACATGGATGTCTTGGAAGGGGCCATCAAGGAAGCTGCGCAGCAG GGTGCCCACATCATCGTGACTCCCGAAGATGGCATTTACGGCTGGCGTTTCACGAGAGAAGCCATCTACCCCTACCTGGAGGATATCCCGGATCCAGCGGTGAGCTGGATTCCCTGCACCGACCCCACAAG GTTTGGTCATGCTCCAGTGCAGGAACGACTCAGCTGCATGGCCAGGAATAACTCCATCTACGTGGTTGCAAACATGGGGGACAAGAAGCCCTGTAACTCCAGTGATCCTGGCTGCCCCAGCGACAGTCGCTATCAGTACAATACTGATGTTGTCTTTGACCCAGAGGGGAAGCTAGTGGCTCGTTACCACAAG TATAATCTCTTTATGGGAGAAAATCAATTTAGTTACCCAAAAGAGCCAGAAGCCGTCACCTTTGAGACCCCCTTTGGGAAGTTTGGCATTTTCACTTGCTTTGACATCCTTTTCCGTGAGCCTGCCGTGGTCCTGGTGAGCGAGTTGCAGGTGGACACCGTGCTCTTCCCGACGGCTTGGATGAACGTCCTGCCATTTCTGACCGCCGTTGAGTTTCACTCTGCCTGGGCTATGGGCATGGGTGTCAACTTCCTAGCTGCTAATACACACTACACCCATCTGTCTATGACAG GGAGCGGTATTTATGCACCAGACGGAGCCAGAACGTACTACTACAATATGAAAACTGAGGATGGTCACCTCCTCATTGCTGAAGTAGATTCACACCCTCGCCTTTCTCCGGCTTCCTTGCCTGCTGTCAACTGGAGTTCATATGCTTTGAGTGTCAAAACATTTTCACCCAATGGTCATGATTTTGAAGGACTCGTCTTCCATGACCGATTCACTTTCACTGAGCTCACTAAGCCTGAAGAGAATCTCACTGTTTGCCAGAAAGAACTCTGCTGTCACTTGACCTACAAGATGGTAGGGAAACAAGATGAAGTTTATGTGCTGGGTGCTTTAGATAGGCTTCATGTTGTTGAAGGACAATACTATCTGCAG ATATGCACACTGCTCAAGTGCAAGAGCACAGATCAGAACACGTGTGGGCAGCCAGTGGAGACGGCTCAGACCAAGTTTGAGATGTTCTCCCTCAGTGGCACATTTGGCACCAACTATGTCTTTCCAGAAGTCTTGTATAGCGGAGTGCAGCTGGCCCCTGGGGAGTTTGAG GTATTGAATGACGGCCGCTTGATAAGTAAGACAAGACCAACAAAACCAGTCATTACTGTGACACTTTTTGGACGGTGGTATGAAAAAGATCATGTGAAACAAGACCCACAACCACCAGCCATCCCATGA
- the LOC104551148 gene encoding pantetheinase, which produces MRLREAGASAVLVVLCALEACALDSYIAAVYEHSVVLSEDTEVPVSPEEALMLMEKNMAVLEVAIKEAARQGAHIIVTPEDGIYGWVFTRETIYPYLEDIPDPQVDWIPCADPGRFAPSPVLERLSCLARNNSIYVVANIGDKKTCNSSDPRCPSDGRYQYNTNVVFDSEGKLVTRYHKYNLFVTEKQFNYPKDPEFVTFNTSFGHFGIFTCADILYHDPAVVLASIFQVDTILFPTAWGNTLPLLSAVQFHSAWAMGMGVNFLAANTHNSTLDMTGSGIYAPDGPRAYYYNTEMENGHLLVTELSSYPRLSPDYPAAVNWRLHASGIKQLPSNNHYFSGVVYHDLFSFTVLTEPEGNRAICQQDLCCHLSYKMVEKQKDDIYVLGAFDGLHVVEGEYYLQICTLLKCKSTDQNTCGQPVETAQTKFEMFSLSGTFGTNYVFPEVLYSGVQLAPGEFKVLTDGRLVSRSSTSKPVLSVTLFGRWYEKDPPHTEQASL; this is translated from the exons ATGAGGCTTCGTGAAGCTGGTGCCTCTGCTGTGCTTGTGGTGCTGTGTGCTCTGGAGGCCTGTGCCCTGGACAGCTACATTGCAGCTGTCTACGAGCACAGTGTGGTCTTGTCAGAGGACACTGAAGTGCCGGTTTCTCCTGAGGAGGCCTTGATGCTGATGGAGAAAAACATGGCAGTTTTGGAAGTGGCCATCAAAGAAGCAGCCAGACAG GGTGCCCATATCATTGTTACTCCTGAAGATGGCATTTACGGCTGGGTCTTCACAAGGGAAACAATATACCCTTATCTTGAGGATATCCCAGACCCACAGGTGGACTGGATTCCGTGTGCTGATCCTGGAAG GTTTGCTCCCTCACCTGTGCTGGAAAGACTGAGCTGTCTGGCAAGGAATAACTCCATCTATGTGGTTGCAAATATTGGAGACAAGAAGACCTGTAATTCCAGTGATCCGAGGTGCCCAAGTGATGGTCGCTATCAGTACAATACCAACGTTGTCTTTGACTCAGAAGGCAAACTGGTGACTCGATATCACAAG TACAACCTTTTTGTGACAGAGAAACAGTTTAATTACCCCAAGGATCCAGAATTTGTGACTTTCAATACATCCTTTGGCCACTTTGGCATTTTCACTTGTGCAGATATACTCTATCATGACCCAGCCGTGGTCTTGGCAAGCATATTTCAGGTTGACACCATTCTGTTCCCAACTGCCTGGGGTAACACTCTTCCACTGTTGTCAGCGGTGCAGTTTCACTCAGCGTGGGCCATGGGGATGGGCGTCAACTTTCTTGCAGCAAATACTCACAACTCCACTTTAGATATGACAG GGAGTGGTATTTATGCCCCAGATGGTCCGAGAGCATACTATTATaatacagaaatggaaaacGGTCACCTTTTGGTAACAGAACTGAGTTCATACCCACGTCTCTCTCCGGACTATCCTGCTGCTGTTAACTGGAGATTACATGCCAGCGGGATCAAGCAACTTCCATCAAACAACCACTATTTCAGTGGGGTTGTTTACCATGACCTCTTCTCCTTCACGGTGCTCACTGAACCTGAGGGAAACCGTGCCATTTGCCAGCAAGACCTCTGTTGCCATCTGAGTTACAAGATGGTAGAGAAGCAGAAAGATGACATTTATGTTTTGGGTGCCTTTGATGGGCTACATGTTGTTGAAGGAGAGTATTACTTGCAG ATATGCACACTGCTCAAGTGTAAGAGCACAGATCAGAACACGTGTGGGCAGCCAGTGGAGACGGCTCAGACCAAGTTTGAGATGTTCTCCCTCAGTGGCACATTTGGCACCAACTATGTCTTTCCAGAAGTCTTGTACAGCGGAGTGCAGCTGGCCCCTGGGGAGTTCAAG GTACTAACTGATGGACGTCTTGTAAGTCGGAGTAGTACATCAAAGCCAGTTTTGAGTGTAACACTCTTTGGGAGGTGGTATGAAAAGGACCCTCCACACACAGAGCAAGCTTCACTGTGA
- the LOC104550535 gene encoding pantetheinase isoform X2, translated as MLSPRPLLCAAVFALTALHTLGSDTFIAAVYEHAVILPEATSKPVSPEDALALMNRNMDVLEGAIKEAAQQGAHIIVTPEDGIYGWRFTREAIYPYLEDIPDPAVSWIPCTDPTRFGHAPVQERLSCMARNNSIYVVANMGDKKPCNSSDPGCPSDSRYQYNTDVVFDPEGKLVARYHKYNLFMGENQFSYPKEPEAVTFETPFGKFGIFTCFDILFREPAVVLVSELQVDTVLFPTAWMNVLPFLTAVEFHSAWAMGMGVNFLAANTHYTHLSMTGSGIYAPDGARTYYYNMKTEDGHLLIAEVDSHPRLSPASLPAVNWSSYALSVKTFSPNGHDFEGLVFHDRFTFTELTKPEENLTVCQKELCCHLTYKMICTLLKCKSTDQNTCGQPVETAQTKFEMFSLSGTFGTNYVFPEVLYSGVQLAPGEFEVLNDGRLISKTRPTKPVITVTLFGRWYEKDHVKQDPQPPAIP; from the exons aTGCTCTCTCCCAGGCCTCTGCTGTGTGCTGCCGTGTTTGCGCTCACAGCCCTCCACACCCTGGGCTCCGACACCTTCATCGCCGCCGTCTACGAGCACGCAGTCATCCTGCCAGAGGCCACCAGCAAGCCCGTCTCTCCTGAGGATGCTCTGGCCCTGATGAACAGAAACATGGATGTCTTGGAAGGGGCCATCAAGGAAGCTGCGCAGCAG GGTGCCCACATCATCGTGACTCCCGAAGATGGCATTTACGGCTGGCGTTTCACGAGAGAAGCCATCTACCCCTACCTGGAGGATATCCCGGATCCAGCGGTGAGCTGGATTCCCTGCACCGACCCCACAAG GTTTGGTCATGCTCCAGTGCAGGAACGACTCAGCTGCATGGCCAGGAATAACTCCATCTACGTGGTTGCAAACATGGGGGACAAGAAGCCCTGTAACTCCAGTGATCCTGGCTGCCCCAGCGACAGTCGCTATCAGTACAATACTGATGTTGTCTTTGACCCAGAGGGGAAGCTAGTGGCTCGTTACCACAAG TATAATCTCTTTATGGGAGAAAATCAATTTAGTTACCCAAAAGAGCCAGAAGCCGTCACCTTTGAGACCCCCTTTGGGAAGTTTGGCATTTTCACTTGCTTTGACATCCTTTTCCGTGAGCCTGCCGTGGTCCTGGTGAGCGAGTTGCAGGTGGACACCGTGCTCTTCCCGACGGCTTGGATGAACGTCCTGCCATTTCTGACCGCCGTTGAGTTTCACTCTGCCTGGGCTATGGGCATGGGTGTCAACTTCCTAGCTGCTAATACACACTACACCCATCTGTCTATGACAG GGAGCGGTATTTATGCACCAGACGGAGCCAGAACGTACTACTACAATATGAAAACTGAGGATGGTCACCTCCTCATTGCTGAAGTAGATTCACACCCTCGCCTTTCTCCGGCTTCCTTGCCTGCTGTCAACTGGAGTTCATATGCTTTGAGTGTCAAAACATTTTCACCCAATGGTCATGATTTTGAAGGACTCGTCTTCCATGACCGATTCACTTTCACTGAGCTCACTAAGCCTGAAGAGAATCTCACTGTTTGCCAGAAAGAACTCTGCTGTCACTTGACCTACAAGATG ATATGCACACTGCTCAAGTGCAAGAGCACAGATCAGAACACGTGTGGGCAGCCAGTGGAGACGGCTCAGACCAAGTTTGAGATGTTCTCCCTCAGTGGCACATTTGGCACCAACTATGTCTTTCCAGAAGTCTTGTATAGCGGAGTGCAGCTGGCCCCTGGGGAGTTTGAG GTATTGAATGACGGCCGCTTGATAAGTAAGACAAGACCAACAAAACCAGTCATTACTGTGACACTTTTTGGACGGTGGTATGAAAAAGATCATGTGAAACAAGACCCACAACCACCAGCCATCCCATGA